From Senegalia massiliensis, the proteins below share one genomic window:
- a CDS encoding MASE3 domain-containing protein, translated as MFAKKLNIDTSSTKFHTIIIAILCMIIIMFVRFSSLFNVFLDQQLFLVLHTIFEILSVLVSFSIFLALYNIYDFTNSIRNVIFANTFYIVGLLDIMHFLSYNGMPMFLTENLSQKATAFWIFARIIMALGLLFANIFEKETISKINKRYFILLSTIFTIVLGYLVIYNSSIIPTFFDEKTGLTSTKIVLEYIVVLLLVVSMYLIYKTSKEKNSILTKHMLIAITIAIASEITFTMYINVHDSINLLGHVFKVISYFLIFRVLFIENIKDPYRKASEMREQLNNHVIRLEDIAKQKTKEMAIANYKLKNMNNKMLKELDAAKQIQMALVPKKYENHLGVKFYSEYIPWGKLSGDSYKYFKIDEKNLGMFLIDVSGHGVSSAMLTIFADRVLTPFDAEGEEDKEFYLNPKEVLKDFYEVFNESDFPEETHMVMLYGVLNIETSEFTYSSAGLNCNPIHIKNDGKIQLLELKDGFPICKLGSIFVPDYHNETIKLGLEDRILFFTDGVIEETNNTNEQYGLSRLKVLIKDKYYLNSKGLLKKICDDLTEFRGEAHMEDDITMYIMDFTKR; from the coding sequence ATGTTCGCAAAGAAATTAAATATAGATACAAGTAGCACTAAATTTCACACTATAATTATTGCAATATTATGCATGATTATTATAATGTTTGTGAGATTTAGTAGTTTATTTAATGTTTTTTTAGATCAACAACTATTTTTAGTTTTACATACAATATTTGAAATATTAAGTGTGTTAGTATCATTTTCTATATTTTTAGCATTATATAATATTTATGATTTCACTAATAGCATAAGAAATGTTATATTTGCTAATACTTTCTATATAGTAGGTCTTTTAGATATAATGCATTTCTTATCCTATAATGGTATGCCTATGTTTTTAACTGAAAATTTATCACAAAAAGCTACAGCATTCTGGATATTTGCAAGAATTATAATGGCATTAGGTTTATTATTTGCAAATATTTTTGAGAAAGAAACTATATCTAAAATAAATAAAAGATACTTTATTTTATTAAGTACTATTTTTACAATTGTACTAGGTTATCTAGTTATATACAATTCAAGTATAATTCCTACTTTTTTTGATGAAAAGACAGGACTTACTAGTACAAAAATAGTCTTAGAATATATTGTGGTTTTACTTTTAGTTGTAAGTATGTATTTGATTTATAAAACTAGTAAAGAAAAAAATAGCATATTAACTAAACATATGTTAATAGCTATAACTATAGCAATAGCATCTGAAATAACATTTACTATGTATATAAATGTACATGATAGTATAAATTTATTAGGACATGTATTTAAAGTTATTTCTTATTTCCTTATATTTAGAGTTTTGTTTATTGAAAATATTAAAGATCCATATAGGAAAGCTTCTGAAATGAGAGAACAACTTAACAATCATGTAATTAGACTTGAAGATATTGCAAAGCAGAAAACAAAGGAAATGGCTATAGCAAATTATAAGCTTAAAAATATGAATAATAAGATGTTAAAAGAATTGGATGCTGCAAAACAAATACAAATGGCATTAGTTCCTAAAAAATATGAGAATCATTTAGGTGTTAAATTTTATTCTGAATATATTCCTTGGGGTAAGTTAAGTGGTGATTCATATAAGTATTTTAAAATAGATGAAAAAAATTTAGGTATGTTTTTAATAGATGTATCAGGACATGGTGTATCTTCTGCAATGCTTACTATATTTGCAGATAGAGTATTAACACCTTTTGATGCTGAAGGTGAGGAAGATAAGGAGTTTTATTTGAATCCTAAAGAAGTGTTAAAGGATTTTTATGAAGTATTTAATGAATCAGACTTTCCAGAAGAAACTCACATGGTTATGTTATATGGAGTTTTAAATATAGAGACAAGTGAGTTTACATATTCTTCAGCAGGACTTAATTGTAATCCTATTCATATTAAAAATGATGGAAAAATACAGTTGTTAGAACTTAAAGATGGATTTCCAATCTGTAAATTAGGAAGTATTTTCGTACCTGATTACCATAATGAAACAATAAAATTAGGACTAGAAGATAGAATTTTATTTTTCACTGATGGTGTAATAGAAGAAACTAATAATACTAATGAACAATATGGTCTTTCAAGGCTTAAAGTTTTAATTAAAGATAAATATTATCTCAATTCTAAGGGGCTTTTGAAAAAAATATGTGATGATTTAACTGAATTTAGGGGAGAAGCTCATATGGAAGATGATATTACCATGTACATTATGGACTTTACTAAAAGATAA
- a CDS encoding fused response regulator/phosphatase, which translates to MRNDVIIIENKEDNINIIENLIYEELGRKSTSVHLGVTVEKILYIVKNNYIDLIILNLDSTLKDIFKILDKINYLINKREFNIPIIVYSNSFNKDTVEKLFELGAIDYFIDPLSSDEKLSVLSFKIKNALKNYKYNKYQLKINAENKKQLRLGTILQKSLMFKYKELQNIKISGRYIPSTGLGGDCYDSIETNGKTWFMIADVMGHGASAAMVSFMVKALFNQLATMYKTPKKLLEEINTTYYKMFENKSDIIFSIFIGTIYKNKLTYSSAGHPYPIFYDHETKNTQFLSNNNILIGITPNSNFSQKTRIINEGDIIFLYTDGLYEQIPDMRDINLINMYIKTNKDILIKNQELFMDNIIKQFNDTEQFEDDVAILTVKKK; encoded by the coding sequence ATGAGAAATGATGTAATTATTATAGAAAATAAAGAAGACAATATTAATATTATTGAAAATTTAATTTATGAAGAACTGGGAAGAAAAAGTACTTCTGTACATTTAGGTGTAACTGTTGAGAAAATATTATATATTGTAAAAAATAATTATATTGACTTAATAATTTTAAACTTAGATTCAACTTTAAAAGATATATTTAAAATCTTGGATAAAATAAATTATTTAATCAATAAACGCGAATTTAATATTCCAATAATTGTCTATTCTAATTCATTTAATAAAGATACTGTTGAGAAATTATTTGAATTAGGTGCAATAGATTATTTCATTGACCCATTATCTTCAGATGAAAAATTGTCAGTTCTTTCTTTTAAAATAAAAAATGCATTAAAAAATTATAAATATAATAAATATCAGCTGAAAATTAATGCTGAAAATAAAAAGCAATTGAGATTAGGTACTATACTTCAAAAATCTTTAATGTTTAAATATAAAGAACTTCAAAATATAAAAATTTCAGGAAGATATATACCTTCAACTGGTTTAGGTGGAGATTGCTATGATTCAATAGAAACAAACGGTAAAACATGGTTTATGATAGCTGATGTTATGGGACATGGAGCAAGTGCTGCCATGGTTTCATTTATGGTAAAAGCACTTTTTAATCAATTAGCAACTATGTATAAAACTCCTAAAAAGTTATTAGAAGAAATAAATACTACTTATTATAAAATGTTTGAAAATAAAAGCGATATTATCTTTTCTATATTCATAGGTACAATTTATAAAAATAAATTAACCTATTCTTCTGCTGGTCACCCTTATCCCATCTTTTATGATCATGAAACTAAAAATACTCAATTTCTATCCAATAATAATATATTAATAGGTATCACCCCAAATTCAAATTTTTCTCAAAAAACAAGAATTATAAATGAAGGAGATATTATATTTTTATATACTGACGGTTTATATGAACAAATTCCTGATATGCGTGATATAAATTTAATAAATATGTATATTAAAACTAATAAAGATATTCTCATAAAAAACCAAGAATTATTTATGGATAATATAATAAAGCAATTCAATGATACTGAACAATTTGAAGATGATGTAGCTATTTTAACAGTAAAAAAGAAGTAA
- a CDS encoding rubrerythrin family protein produces MNEMTAENLRSAYGGESQAHMRYRIWADKAEKEGFPNVARLFIAISYAEEVHATNHFTALANVDGDHLVASMGGFGIGTTSENLQGAADGEHFEIHQMYPAYLEVAKMQKERSAITSMHYALEAEKVHERLYLEAKKSVDKGEDYDIEDVHICDVCGFTAIDGAPDVCPICGAKREKFTAFTK; encoded by the coding sequence ATGAATGAAATGACAGCTGAAAATTTAAGATCTGCTTATGGTGGGGAATCTCAAGCACATATGAGATATAGAATATGGGCTGATAAAGCAGAAAAAGAAGGTTTCCCAAATGTTGCAAGGTTATTTATTGCAATATCTTATGCAGAAGAAGTACATGCTACTAACCACTTTACTGCACTTGCAAATGTAGATGGTGATCATTTAGTTGCATCAATGGGTGGATTTGGCATAGGGACTACTTCTGAAAACTTACAAGGGGCAGCAGATGGTGAACATTTTGAAATTCATCAAATGTATCCTGCATACCTAGAAGTTGCTAAGATGCAAAAAGAAAGATCAGCAATAACTTCAATGCATTATGCACTTGAGGCAGAAAAAGTACATGAAAGATTATATTTAGAAGCAAAAAAATCAGTAGATAAAGGTGAAGATTATGATATAGAAGATGTACACATTTGTGATGTGTGCGGATTCACAGCTATAGATGGAGCTCCAGATGTATGTCCTATATGTGGAGCAAAAAGAGAAAAATTTACAGCATTTACAAAGTAA
- a CDS encoding ABC transporter permease translates to MNINKKLILNILLNLIIGFVTLTLILALLNLTPNNFIVLPLGEKSFETNIEFKAIIKNVFDYYETLLSGTFGTSNTNKSIFNFVESSFKNSVILLSFSLFFAIVFGILKGIFDSKREKRYSSNLKTLSTLTVLAMPDVFLILVLQFLAVILYRNGIELVPAAGHGEIRHMILPILALTLIPMSYIARITSLSIDQNFEKNYVKTALGKGASNRRIIYIHVLRNAIMDLLDSFSAIATIIISTLVLVEYMFAYPGLAYVMFKNYELGEIKVVMAMGIMIALLYFLITAIFKILKYVLNPKLRGELN, encoded by the coding sequence TTGAATATAAATAAAAAACTTATATTAAACATACTTTTAAATCTAATAATAGGGTTTGTTACCCTTACACTTATACTTGCATTATTAAATTTAACCCCCAATAATTTTATAGTACTTCCTTTAGGAGAAAAAAGTTTTGAAACAAATATAGAGTTTAAAGCAATTATTAAAAATGTATTTGACTATTATGAAACTCTTTTATCAGGCACATTTGGAACTAGTAATACAAATAAATCTATATTTAATTTTGTAGAATCAAGCTTTAAAAATTCAGTAATTTTACTTTCATTTTCTCTTTTCTTTGCTATAGTATTTGGAATTCTTAAAGGAATATTTGATAGCAAAAGAGAAAAGAGATATTCTTCAAATTTAAAGACATTGTCTACTCTTACAGTACTTGCTATGCCAGATGTATTTTTGATATTAGTATTACAATTTTTAGCTGTAATATTATATAGAAATGGAATAGAATTAGTACCAGCTGCAGGACATGGTGAAATAAGGCATATGATTCTTCCTATACTTGCATTAACTCTTATACCTATGAGTTATATTGCTAGGATAACATCACTTTCAATAGATCAAAATTTTGAAAAAAATTATGTTAAAACTGCTTTAGGTAAAGGTGCTTCAAATAGGAGGATAATATATATTCATGTACTTAGAAATGCCATAATGGATTTATTAGATTCATTTTCAGCTATAGCAACTATTATAATATCTACTCTTGTATTAGTAGAGTATATGTTTGCATATCCAGGTCTTGCATATGTGATGTTTAAAAATTATGAATTAGGTGAAATCAAAGTAGTTATGGCAATGGGGATTATGATAGCTCTTCTTTACTTTTTAATAACTGCAATATTTAAAATACTAAAATATGTACTAAACCCTAAGTTAAGAGGTGAGTTGAACTGA
- a CDS encoding ABC transporter ATP-binding protein, with protein MSNEKLIEVQNLKKYFDVNNSNIFKNEKTLKAVDGISFGINKGETFGLVGESGSGKSTTGLLMLRLLSPTSGSVYVEGEDIYKYSKAKFRKMRKDLQIIFQDASWALDPKMIIEDILTEPLKIHNIVPRFEREKEVKRLLNIVGLSSKDMKKFPHEFSGGQRQRIGIAKAISTRPKFILCDEPVSALDVSIQSKILNLLTDLQKEYSLTYLFIAHGLNVVRHVSNTVGVMYLGKLMEIGKVDDIYNSPKHPYTEALISAFPHPDPKIEQKRIILKGEIPSPINTPSGCVFHTRCLYKMDICEKLEPKLTEVGENHKSACFLEEKVIENSKGGEKVEYK; from the coding sequence ATGAGTAATGAAAAATTAATAGAAGTTCAGAATTTAAAGAAATATTTTGATGTAAATAATTCAAATATATTTAAAAATGAAAAGACATTAAAAGCAGTAGATGGAATTTCTTTTGGTATAAATAAAGGGGAAACATTTGGATTAGTAGGTGAAAGTGGCTCCGGCAAAAGTACTACAGGGCTTTTGATGCTGAGGTTGCTAAGTCCTACTAGTGGTAGTGTATATGTAGAAGGTGAAGATATATATAAGTATTCTAAAGCTAAATTTCGAAAGATGAGAAAGGATTTACAAATAATATTTCAAGATGCATCATGGGCATTAGACCCAAAGATGATAATAGAAGATATACTAACAGAACCACTTAAGATACATAATATAGTACCTAGATTTGAAAGAGAAAAAGAAGTAAAGAGGTTACTTAATATAGTAGGGCTTTCATCAAAAGATATGAAAAAATTTCCCCATGAATTCAGTGGTGGGCAAAGGCAGAGAATAGGTATAGCTAAAGCCATATCTACAAGACCAAAATTTATACTATGTGATGAACCAGTTTCAGCACTAGATGTGTCAATTCAGTCAAAAATATTGAACTTACTTACAGATTTACAAAAAGAATATAGTTTAACATATTTATTTATAGCTCATGGTTTAAATGTAGTAAGACATGTATCTAATACTGTAGGTGTTATGTATTTAGGAAAATTAATGGAAATAGGAAAGGTAGATGATATATATAACTCTCCAAAACATCCATATACAGAAGCACTCATATCAGCATTTCCACATCCTGATCCTAAAATAGAGCAAAAAAGGATAATATTAAAAGGAGAAATACCAAGCCCTATAAATACGCCTTCTGGATGTGTATTTCATACCCGTTGTCTATATAAGATGGATATATGTGAAAAGTTAGAGCCAAAACTTACAGAAGTTGGAGAAAATCATAAATCAGCTTGTTTTTTAGAGGAAAAAGTAATAGAAAATTCAAAAGGGGGAGAGAAAGTTGAATATAAATAA
- a CDS encoding ABC transporter ATP-binding protein — translation MMENLLEVKNLTTYFKLENKTIHAVDDVSFNIKKGEIVALIGESGSGKSVTAKSIMRIVPIPPGKIVNGKVIFEKEDLLQKKNKELRHIRGKDISMIYQEPMTSLNPMLKVGYQIKEVLKIHTNIKGSDAKEKAIELLRKVDIPEPEKRYNSYPYELSGGMRQRVMIAMALICNPKLLIADEPTTALDVTIQAEILELIKNLKSELNMSVLFITHDLGVVTNIADRIMVMYSGKIREISYTNELYKNPLHPYTVSLMKCIPRLNDPAKELYTIKGNVPDLEIKEKGCAFYPRCNRRMDKCIDNNPKLVEYKKGHFVRCWHYEEDSNDE, via the coding sequence ATTATGGAAAATTTACTTGAAGTAAAAAATCTTACAACATACTTTAAATTAGAAAATAAAACTATTCATGCAGTAGATGATGTATCATTTAACATAAAAAAGGGAGAGATAGTAGCTTTAATAGGTGAATCAGGTAGTGGAAAATCTGTAACTGCCAAATCTATAATGAGAATAGTACCTATTCCACCAGGTAAAATAGTAAATGGCAAAGTAATATTTGAAAAAGAAGATTTGTTACAAAAAAAGAATAAAGAACTTAGACATATAAGAGGAAAAGATATATCTATGATATATCAAGAGCCTATGACTTCGCTAAATCCTATGTTAAAGGTAGGTTATCAAATAAAAGAAGTATTAAAAATTCATACTAATATAAAGGGCAGTGATGCAAAGGAAAAGGCTATAGAACTTTTAAGGAAAGTAGATATACCAGAACCTGAAAAAAGATATAATTCATATCCATATGAACTAAGTGGTGGTATGAGACAAAGGGTAATGATTGCCATGGCGCTTATTTGCAATCCAAAACTTTTAATAGCAGATGAACCTACTACAGCACTTGATGTTACAATACAAGCTGAAATTCTTGAACTTATAAAGAATTTAAAAAGTGAATTAAATATGTCAGTATTATTTATAACACATGATTTAGGAGTAGTTACAAATATAGCTGATAGGATAATGGTAATGTATAGTGGAAAGATACGAGAAATTTCATATACAAATGAATTATATAAAAATCCACTTCATCCATACACAGTATCTCTTATGAAATGTATACCAAGATTAAATGATCCTGCAAAAGAACTGTACACTATTAAAGGAAATGTACCAGATTTAGAAATTAAAGAAAAGGGATGTGCTTTTTATCCAAGGTGTAATAGACGTATGGATAAATGTATAGATAATAATCCAAAACTCGTAGAATATAAAAAGGGTCATTTTGTAAGATGCTGGCATTATGAGGAGGACAGTAATGATGAGTAA
- a CDS encoding helix-turn-helix domain-containing protein, translating into MEILKVGEKIKRLRREKGLYLKELGGDFVTNAQLSQVENGKVSPSMKLLKYLAEKLDTTLEYLLETEKAQSENYCNLWLKELEVFIELDDKGEIEDLHNKITEFSEEYNLFYIIGISNLKVSDYYIQNEDYKKALDILDKNVYYFSKIEDYNRLARTYIKEGNIYYKKELNEVALQKYNQAQLFYSKSDIIDLKIESDILFNISACYDEMGENKLALKYAKEACRIDEKTKDRTRYSYSLLKYSSVLMDERKFEEAKEILEKSKRIITDKEDEKLTSFIENNLGHIYLENEEFEKAYNHLMKAKEIKEKLKLKELSTTLYELYKYYLKNQEEVKALECLEEGINISKENNIQKHIIKGLNHYIDYYVDKKDYEGAIENIKEAIKLLEHNKEHKNKLINIYLKLGKIYRDNNKIKEALKAFGKAYEIENKY; encoded by the coding sequence ATGGAAATATTGAAAGTAGGAGAAAAGATAAAAAGGCTTAGAAGGGAAAAAGGATTATATTTAAAAGAGTTAGGTGGAGATTTTGTAACTAATGCTCAATTAAGTCAAGTGGAAAATGGTAAAGTAAGTCCTAGTATGAAGTTATTAAAATACTTAGCTGAAAAATTAGATACTACATTAGAGTATTTGTTAGAAACAGAAAAAGCTCAATCTGAAAATTACTGTAATCTATGGCTTAAAGAATTAGAAGTATTTATAGAATTAGATGACAAAGGAGAAATAGAAGATTTACATAATAAAATAACAGAATTTTCAGAAGAGTATAACCTATTTTATATCATTGGTATATCTAATTTAAAGGTATCAGATTATTATATTCAAAATGAAGACTACAAGAAAGCTTTGGATATACTTGATAAAAACGTTTACTATTTTAGTAAAATAGAAGATTACAATAGACTTGCAAGAACGTATATAAAAGAAGGAAATATATATTATAAAAAAGAATTAAATGAAGTAGCACTTCAAAAATATAATCAAGCACAGTTATTTTATAGTAAATCAGATATAATTGATTTAAAAATAGAGAGTGATATATTATTTAATATTTCAGCTTGCTATGATGAAATGGGTGAAAATAAATTAGCACTAAAATATGCTAAAGAAGCTTGTAGAATAGATGAAAAAACTAAAGATAGAACAAGATATAGCTATAGTTTACTTAAATACTCCTCGGTACTTATGGATGAAAGAAAATTCGAAGAAGCAAAAGAAATATTAGAAAAATCAAAAAGAATTATTACTGATAAAGAAGATGAAAAACTCACATCATTTATAGAAAACAATTTAGGTCACATTTATTTAGAAAATGAAGAATTTGAGAAAGCATATAATCATTTAATGAAAGCAAAAGAAATAAAAGAAAAATTAAAATTAAAAGAATTATCTACTACATTATATGAATTATATAAATATTACTTGAAAAACCAAGAAGAAGTAAAAGCATTAGAATGTTTAGAAGAAGGAATAAATATTAGTAAAGAAAATAATATACAAAAACATATAATAAAAGGTTTAAATCACTATATAGACTATTATGTAGATAAGAAAGACTATGAAGGAGCTATAGAAAATATAAAAGAAGCAATAAAGTTATTAGAACATAATAAGGAACATAAAAATAAATTAATTAACATATATCTAAAGCTTGGTAAGATTTATAGGGATAACAATAAAATAAAAGAGGCACTAAAAGCTTTTGGAAAAGCTTATGAAATAGAAAATAAATATTAA